One part of the Thermococcus litoralis DSM 5473 genome encodes these proteins:
- a CDS encoding LAGLIDADG family homing endonuclease: protein MDKEEMIERFVKFLREYTDDSGNKVYLDEIRDVLTVVPRRYLAINWEHLNAFDPELAGELIDNPEEVILAAEDAIQIILQEDFFRKEPFLIHARFHGLPKSYLVKELGSEHINKFIQVEGIITRMTEVKPFVSRAVYICKDCGHEMVRLQKPYANLIKPNKCEACGSRNVELDVDKSTFLNFQSFRLQDRPESLKGGQMPRFVDVILLDDLVDIALPGDRVVITGILRVVLEQRDKRPIFRKIIEANYVEQLSKEIEELEITPEDEQKIKELAKRKDIVDVIVDSIAPAIYGMKKEKLGIALALFGGNTKQLPDGTRLRGESHVLLVGDPGVAKCVEYNTEVVLSDGSIKPIGELVDEAIEKAKERGTLGVVDDGYYAPIDLEIYALDASTLKVRRVKANIAWKRTAPERMFRIKTASGREIKVTPTHPFFVFDEGTFKTRKAEELKVGDKIATLRRENEPIEIPETKNEHLKKLLASSDIFWDRIEEIEEYKPEHPWVYDLQVPEHHNFIANDIFVHNSQLLRYVANLAPRAIYTSGKSSSAAGLTAAAVRDELTGSWVLEAGVLVLADMGIACLHPDSRVLVNGKYLPIKELFNEAKSYKAKSNGEIVDIQEDTFEVVSLDLERMKTGNSLATIIRRKQWKGELVKLKFRSGNELLLTPDHWLIDGKTLEWKEAGEFKPGDTVVAPLKLPEVKEKIYILDILPENWRVKLTKEEKEELRKEVLRRFKSIAEFNRHYGISKDFLSGRGAIKVGKFRKILKDFGIYEKWKKRHLAYGPYSRREKLKVAYITPEMAYFFGFLYGDGWIQRIGDRVTLRITQSLVNEKQLKRLRESFALFYPKKLREYRRTTSSILAGNKISSESITFSVNSPLLGYIYEYLTKDNLTNLFGLDDEALKAFVAGALDSDGCVSIKRSDKGEVVHVEFLLSNDIRKDNAFAMLLRRFDVYARIVRDKRENVNRIQITSREDVKNLLEAVKSYSIKVKEIPEVKRLISPKSDKLPSEPVKEIARRIREEIPASILLEKGLWSVIYEYSKGVRVPTRKQIHKLLERLSDYLSPEIKFKLEILARRDYFLDEIVEVERIPYEGHVYDLYVPVYHNFVAEGIIVHNCIDEIDKMSDRDRSSIHEALEQQTVSISKAGITATLNARTTVIAAANPKYGRFNRMKSLPEQVDLPPTLLSRFDLIFVLLDEPDEKLDSEIAEHILKVRKGEAEAVAPKIPHELLKKYIAYARKNIKPVLSKEAMEEIKRYYVKMRRTIGRGGSEEGIKPIPITARQLEALIRLSEAHAKMRLSEIVTKEDARAAIELMEYTLRKTAMDEEGNIDVSILEIGKSSKKINKMDKILNIIKELQDLEDYGAPREEIIKEASKHGIGKSEVEKILEELKANSMIYEPRSGYYKVL, encoded by the coding sequence ATGGACAAGGAGGAGATGATAGAGAGATTTGTGAAGTTTCTCAGAGAATATACCGATGACAGCGGGAACAAGGTTTATTTAGATGAAATAAGGGATGTGCTGACAGTTGTCCCTAGGAGATATCTTGCGATAAACTGGGAACATTTAAACGCCTTTGATCCCGAACTCGCTGGAGAGCTTATAGACAATCCCGAAGAAGTTATCCTTGCGGCTGAAGATGCTATCCAAATAATCCTGCAGGAGGATTTCTTTAGGAAGGAGCCTTTTCTAATTCATGCTCGTTTTCATGGTCTGCCAAAGAGCTACCTTGTGAAGGAGCTTGGGAGTGAGCATATAAACAAATTCATCCAGGTGGAGGGAATAATAACAAGGATGACCGAGGTAAAGCCCTTTGTTTCGAGAGCGGTTTACATCTGCAAAGATTGCGGACATGAGATGGTGAGACTTCAAAAACCGTATGCGAACTTAATCAAGCCCAACAAATGTGAAGCCTGTGGAAGTAGGAACGTTGAGCTTGACGTTGATAAGAGCACTTTTCTAAACTTTCAGAGCTTTAGACTCCAAGACAGGCCTGAAAGCCTTAAAGGTGGACAAATGCCCCGTTTTGTTGACGTAATTTTGCTTGACGATCTCGTGGATATTGCCCTTCCAGGAGATAGAGTAGTTATAACTGGAATTTTGAGGGTTGTTTTAGAGCAAAGGGACAAGAGACCAATATTCCGGAAGATAATAGAGGCAAACTATGTGGAGCAGTTAAGCAAGGAAATAGAAGAGCTCGAAATAACTCCGGAGGATGAGCAGAAGATTAAGGAGCTTGCAAAAAGGAAGGATATTGTCGATGTAATAGTTGACTCTATCGCTCCTGCTATTTATGGAATGAAAAAGGAAAAACTCGGAATTGCCCTCGCGCTGTTTGGAGGAAACACGAAACAACTCCCGGATGGGACAAGGCTAAGAGGAGAGAGCCACGTTCTGCTTGTAGGAGATCCTGGAGTAGCTAAGTGTGTTGAATACAATACAGAAGTTGTGCTGTCGGATGGGAGCATTAAACCAATCGGAGAACTCGTTGATGAAGCCATAGAAAAAGCAAAAGAACGCGGAACCCTTGGTGTCGTTGACGATGGCTACTATGCACCCATAGACCTCGAAATCTACGCCCTCGACGCTTCAACGCTGAAGGTTAGAAGGGTTAAGGCAAACATTGCATGGAAGAGAACCGCTCCGGAAAGAATGTTCAGGATAAAGACCGCTAGTGGGAGGGAAATAAAAGTAACACCAACACATCCTTTCTTCGTCTTTGATGAAGGAACCTTCAAGACAAGAAAAGCAGAAGAGCTAAAAGTGGGAGACAAAATCGCAACGCTAAGAAGAGAGAATGAACCAATTGAAATTCCCGAGACAAAAAATGAGCATCTCAAAAAGCTCCTTGCCAGTTCTGACATCTTCTGGGACAGGATAGAAGAGATAGAGGAGTACAAGCCGGAGCACCCGTGGGTATATGACCTTCAAGTTCCCGAGCATCATAACTTCATAGCTAACGATATCTTTGTTCACAATAGCCAGCTCCTTCGTTATGTGGCGAATTTAGCACCGAGGGCTATCTATACCAGTGGGAAGAGCTCAAGCGCCGCCGGCCTTACTGCCGCCGCAGTGCGCGATGAATTAACCGGCTCTTGGGTTTTGGAGGCTGGAGTTCTTGTTTTAGCGGATATGGGCATTGCATGTCTTCACCCCGATTCGAGAGTGCTTGTGAACGGCAAATACCTTCCAATAAAAGAGTTATTTAATGAGGCAAAGTCCTACAAAGCCAAATCTAACGGTGAGATAGTGGATATTCAGGAAGATACTTTCGAAGTTGTCTCATTAGACCTTGAAAGAATGAAAACTGGTAACTCTTTGGCCACAATCATCAGGAGGAAACAATGGAAAGGAGAACTCGTTAAGCTAAAATTCCGCTCGGGTAATGAACTCCTTCTTACTCCCGACCACTGGCTCATTGATGGTAAAACATTAGAATGGAAAGAAGCAGGAGAGTTTAAACCGGGTGATACGGTCGTTGCTCCTCTCAAACTCCCAGAAGTGAAGGAGAAAATCTACATCCTTGACATACTTCCTGAAAACTGGAGGGTTAAATTAACCAAGGAAGAAAAAGAAGAGCTAAGAAAAGAAGTTCTTAGAAGATTCAAGTCTATTGCAGAGTTCAACAGGCACTACGGTATTTCAAAAGACTTTCTATCTGGGAGAGGAGCTATAAAGGTTGGTAAGTTCAGGAAGATACTCAAAGATTTCGGCATTTACGAAAAATGGAAAAAGCGTCACCTGGCTTATGGGCCATATTCAAGAAGAGAAAAGCTTAAGGTCGCATATATAACTCCAGAAATGGCCTATTTCTTTGGATTTCTGTACGGAGACGGGTGGATTCAAAGAATTGGAGATAGGGTAACACTGCGGATAACCCAATCACTTGTCAATGAAAAACAGCTCAAAAGGTTAAGAGAGAGTTTTGCATTATTTTATCCTAAAAAACTCAGAGAGTACAGGAGAACTACATCGAGCATCTTGGCAGGAAACAAAATCTCGAGTGAAAGCATAACCTTCTCAGTAAATTCTCCTCTTCTCGGCTACATCTACGAGTACCTCACGAAAGACAATCTAACGAACCTCTTTGGGCTAGATGATGAGGCACTTAAAGCATTTGTTGCAGGGGCTCTGGACTCAGACGGTTGTGTATCAATAAAGCGGAGTGATAAAGGAGAAGTTGTCCACGTGGAGTTCCTCCTATCTAATGATATTAGGAAAGATAATGCCTTTGCAATGCTCCTAAGGAGATTTGACGTGTATGCCAGAATTGTAAGAGACAAACGAGAAAACGTCAATAGAATACAAATAACCTCTAGGGAAGACGTTAAAAACCTTTTAGAAGCTGTGAAATCTTACAGCATAAAGGTCAAAGAAATCCCTGAAGTTAAACGCCTTATATCGCCCAAAAGCGACAAATTGCCCTCAGAGCCTGTTAAAGAAATTGCGAGGAGGATAAGAGAGGAAATACCAGCTTCAATTCTCTTGGAAAAAGGTCTTTGGAGTGTTATCTATGAGTACTCCAAAGGCGTCCGTGTTCCAACTAGGAAACAAATCCATAAACTTCTGGAGAGACTTTCGGATTATCTCAGCCCGGAAATAAAATTTAAGCTTGAAATCCTAGCAAGAAGGGACTACTTCCTTGATGAAATTGTGGAGGTAGAGAGGATACCATATGAAGGGCATGTTTACGATCTTTACGTGCCTGTTTATCATAACTTTGTAGCCGAAGGAATAATTGTGCATAACTGCATTGACGAGATAGACAAGATGAGCGACAGAGATAGGAGTTCCATACACGAAGCCCTTGAGCAGCAGACCGTTAGTATATCAAAGGCGGGAATTACAGCAACACTGAATGCAAGAACTACGGTTATAGCCGCGGCCAATCCTAAATATGGAAGGTTCAATAGGATGAAATCCCTTCCGGAGCAAGTGGATTTGCCTCCAACACTCCTAAGCAGGTTTGACCTTATATTTGTTCTTCTTGATGAGCCAGATGAAAAACTCGATTCTGAGATAGCTGAGCACATACTTAAGGTCAGAAAGGGTGAGGCGGAGGCAGTTGCTCCAAAGATACCGCATGAGCTTCTCAAAAAGTACATAGCCTATGCAAGAAAGAACATCAAACCAGTGCTCAGTAAAGAGGCAATGGAAGAAATCAAGCGCTACTACGTTAAAATGAGAAGGACAATAGGGAGAGGAGGTAGTGAGGAAGGGATTAAACCGATTCCAATTACCGCAAGACAGCTTGAGGCTCTCATAAGGCTCAGCGAAGCCCATGCAAAAATGAGGCTGAGCGAGATTGTCACAAAAGAAGACGCCAGAGCTGCAATTGAGCTTATGGAATATACGCTAAGGAAGACGGCAATGGACGAAGAAGGAAACATTGATGTCAGCATCTTGGAGATTGGAAAATCCTCAAAGAAAATCAACAAGATGGACAAGATTCTCAATATAATAAAAGAGCTTCAGGATTTGGAAGACTACGGGGCCCCTAGGGAAGAGATAATAAAAGAGGCCAGCAAACACGGAATAGGAAAGAGTGAGGTTGAGAAAATATTAGAAGAACTCAAAGCGAACTCAATGATATATGAACCTCGTTCGGGCTATTACAAGGTTTTGTGA
- a CDS encoding OadG family protein yields MVTWEFFLEGLYITILGVTVVFLVLSILALAMYGIGYLERVLIEREKPVEVKPLPKEEKVVVEEKPSIEPKKLAVITAAILAYIAEKNAQLRPLPFKKKPSDAWRLYGIQSQVEEVENFNYEMGAW; encoded by the coding sequence ATGGTCACTTGGGAGTTTTTCCTTGAGGGTCTTTATATTACCATTTTGGGCGTTACGGTAGTTTTCCTAGTGCTCTCAATATTAGCCCTAGCAATGTATGGAATAGGATACCTTGAAAGGGTGTTGATTGAGAGAGAAAAGCCTGTGGAAGTTAAGCCCTTGCCTAAGGAAGAGAAGGTAGTTGTTGAGGAGAAGCCTTCAATTGAACCAAAGAAGCTTGCAGTAATCACTGCTGCGATTTTGGCTTACATAGCAGAGAAGAACGCTCAACTTAGACCTTTGCCGTTTAAAAAGAAACCTTCCGATGCTTGGCGTTTATATGGTATTCAATCCCAGGTTGAAGAGGTTGAAAACTTTAACTACGAAATGGGGGCATGGTGA
- a CDS encoding DUF1648 domain-containing protein — MNDGFYISGLLVAIGVLTYLFRNTPNPYIGVRLGYTYLSKEAWREANTFAGVYSIVIGVVIGAITYLLNPPREVLLLLFLIAIGILAVTTYLKAKEAYERAEFRVPLEESPKPLTTANVKPYLMVQLIAVGIYFLIVALLWNKLPEEIAVHYSSNGIPDNFAPKVMGAFVYPLAGFIIMPSFTILISKVPMLIRFPVFGRGQVLTLAFLTIMHLSIVVIVSMSLLYNVGMVGEGWIRWAAMGIVAVTIVWAYWMWKHYKSTPLEE; from the coding sequence GTGAATGATGGGTTTTATATCTCTGGATTGTTAGTTGCAATAGGAGTACTGACCTACCTTTTTAGGAACACACCAAATCCCTATATTGGCGTAAGGCTTGGTTATACATACCTCTCAAAAGAAGCATGGAGGGAAGCTAATACCTTTGCAGGCGTATACTCCATTGTTATTGGAGTAGTAATTGGAGCGATAACCTATCTCCTAAATCCACCAAGGGAAGTCCTTTTGTTACTCTTTCTCATAGCCATTGGAATTTTAGCCGTTACAACGTACTTAAAAGCGAAGGAAGCTTATGAAAGAGCTGAATTTAGAGTTCCCTTGGAAGAAAGTCCTAAACCCCTTACCACTGCAAACGTAAAACCCTATCTTATGGTTCAGCTTATTGCGGTAGGAATTTACTTCTTGATTGTAGCTCTCCTATGGAATAAACTGCCCGAGGAAATAGCGGTACATTATTCTTCTAATGGAATTCCGGATAACTTTGCTCCAAAAGTCATGGGAGCGTTTGTGTATCCGCTTGCCGGCTTTATTATAATGCCTTCGTTCACGATACTCATATCAAAAGTTCCCATGCTCATAAGATTCCCCGTATTTGGAAGAGGACAGGTGTTGACTTTAGCCTTTTTGACAATAATGCACCTCTCTATTGTAGTCATAGTTTCAATGTCCCTTCTCTACAATGTTGGCATGGTAGGTGAAGGATGGATAAGGTGGGCAGCAATGGGTATTGTGGCTGTTACAATTGTATGGGCATACTGGATGTGGAAACATTATAAGTCCACTCCACTTGAGGAGTAG
- a CDS encoding translation initiation factor IF-2 subunit beta → MEYDYYDYEKLLEKAYEELPENVKHHESRFEVPAAVVTIEGNKTIIENFRDIAEAMNRDPNHLLKFILREVATAGVLEGRRAVLQGRFTPYLIANKMKKYLKEYVICPVCGSPDTKIIKRDRFHFLKCEACGAETPIAHL, encoded by the coding sequence ATGGAGTACGACTATTATGATTATGAGAAGCTTTTGGAAAAAGCGTATGAAGAACTTCCAGAGAATGTTAAGCATCATGAATCAAGATTTGAGGTTCCTGCTGCAGTGGTAACAATCGAAGGCAACAAAACTATAATCGAGAACTTCAGGGATATCGCGGAGGCCATGAACAGAGATCCAAATCATCTGCTTAAGTTTATCTTGAGGGAAGTCGCTACTGCGGGTGTCTTGGAAGGAAGAAGAGCCGTCCTGCAGGGGCGTTTTACACCGTATCTCATAGCAAACAAAATGAAGAAATACCTCAAAGAGTACGTCATATGCCCTGTGTGTGGCTCACCGGACACAAAGATCATCAAGAGAGACCGCTTCCACTTCTTGAAGTGTGAAGCCTGTGGTGCTGAAACCCCAATAGCCCATCTCTGA
- a CDS encoding YigZ family protein, whose translation MEGYKTVRGFGKVEKVYVDSLFIGYAMPVKSEKEAKEFIRKVKEAHSDATHNVSAYRVREDNTLLVHYDDDGEPRGSAGKPVFKVLEYKGLENVVVVVTRYFGGTKLGYGGLIKAYSETASEALEEAGIIEIIKKEPIEIVFPYNLYNAVEKALEKFEADILEREFNVEVKFVAGVLPEKKEELMKYLIEITKGKAKIREFLDFGRGIRKKRD comes from the coding sequence ATGGAGGGCTACAAGACAGTTAGGGGATTTGGAAAGGTTGAAAAAGTCTACGTGGATTCTCTCTTTATCGGCTATGCTATGCCCGTAAAATCAGAGAAAGAGGCTAAAGAGTTCATTAGGAAGGTTAAGGAAGCCCACTCGGATGCGACGCACAATGTTTCTGCTTATAGGGTTAGAGAGGACAATACACTTCTTGTTCACTATGATGACGATGGAGAGCCTAGGGGAAGCGCCGGAAAGCCGGTTTTTAAGGTTCTTGAGTACAAGGGATTGGAAAACGTTGTGGTCGTTGTAACGAGGTATTTTGGTGGAACAAAGCTTGGATACGGAGGGTTGATAAAGGCATATAGCGAAACGGCAAGTGAAGCTCTTGAAGAAGCGGGAATAATTGAAATTATCAAAAAAGAACCCATTGAAATAGTTTTCCCATACAACCTTTACAACGCAGTTGAAAAGGCACTTGAAAAATTCGAGGCAGATATCCTTGAGAGGGAATTCAATGTCGAAGTCAAATTTGTGGCTGGAGTTTTGCCGGAGAAAAAAGAGGAGCTTATGAAATACCTCATCGAGATCACCAAAGGCAAAGCAAAAATAAGAGAGTTCTTAGATTTTGGGAGAGGAATCAGAAAGAAGAGAGATTAA
- a CDS encoding acetyl-CoA carboxylase biotin carboxyl carrier protein subunit has protein sequence MKGKVKVIVDGVPYEVEVEELGGGKFKVSFEGESYEVEAKDLGIPMGALQAPSAAPVQVGAPVATPAPAPAVASAPVSAPSVPAPAVGEDVVSAPMPGKILRVLVREGDQVRVGQGLLILEAMKMENEIPSPKDGVVKRILVKEGDTVDTGQPLIELG, from the coding sequence ATGAAAGGTAAAGTTAAGGTCATTGTTGATGGCGTTCCTTATGAGGTTGAGGTTGAAGAACTCGGTGGAGGAAAGTTCAAAGTTAGCTTTGAGGGAGAAAGTTACGAAGTTGAGGCTAAAGACCTTGGAATCCCAATGGGGGCGCTTCAAGCTCCTTCGGCAGCTCCTGTTCAGGTTGGTGCTCCTGTCGCTACTCCTGCGCCAGCTCCAGCAGTAGCTTCTGCTCCGGTATCGGCTCCTTCAGTTCCGGCTCCGGCGGTTGGCGAGGATGTGGTTTCTGCGCCTATGCCTGGTAAGATTCTTAGGGTTTTGGTTAGGGAGGGTGATCAGGTTAGGGTTGGTCAGGGGTTGCTCATTTTGGAGGCTATGAAGATGGAGAATGAGATTCCCTCACCAAAGGATGGAGTCGTCAAGAGAATACTCGTCAAGGAAGGAGACACCGTCGACACAGGACAACCACTAATAGAACTAGGGTGA
- a CDS encoding sodium ion-translocating decarboxylase subunit beta: protein MGIEQAILDFFANIGLFHLTVGNVIMIIVGFILMYLAIRYEMEPLLLLPIGISAVLVNLPLTGILSADPEHPGLFFLIKHYLIDTEVVPLPIFFGLGAMTDFGPMIADPKTALLGAAAQIGVFIAMLTAVALGFNLQEAASIGIIGGADGPTTIYLTTKLAPHLLGATAVAAYSYMSLVPIIQPPVIKALTTPEERKIRMEQLRPVSKREKVIFPIASMIIIGLLVPSAAPLVGMLMIGNLFRESGVVERLSKAAREELMNIVTIFLGLGVGSTMQAESFLTLSTIKILLLGVIAFASATAGGVLLGKLMMKLSGGRINPMIGAAGVSAVPMSARVVQKLAAKEDPGNFILMHAMGPNVAGVIGTAVAAGVLLSVLG from the coding sequence ATGGGAATTGAGCAAGCAATACTTGACTTCTTTGCCAACATAGGTCTCTTTCATTTAACAGTCGGAAACGTGATAATGATAATTGTTGGCTTCATCCTGATGTATTTGGCCATAAGGTATGAGATGGAGCCATTGTTGTTGCTCCCGATTGGAATAAGTGCCGTACTAGTGAATCTCCCATTAACTGGCATTTTGAGTGCCGATCCAGAGCATCCAGGGCTGTTTTTCCTAATTAAGCACTACCTTATTGACACAGAGGTTGTGCCATTGCCGATCTTCTTTGGTCTAGGAGCAATGACGGATTTTGGTCCAATGATCGCCGATCCAAAGACTGCACTGCTTGGTGCAGCGGCTCAGATTGGTGTCTTCATTGCAATGCTTACTGCAGTAGCCTTAGGCTTCAACCTCCAAGAGGCAGCTTCTATTGGTATCATTGGCGGTGCCGATGGGCCAACAACAATTTATCTAACCACTAAGCTCGCTCCCCATTTACTTGGTGCAACTGCAGTAGCTGCTTATTCCTACATGAGCCTCGTCCCAATAATCCAGCCTCCAGTTATTAAAGCCTTAACAACTCCAGAGGAGAGAAAAATCAGAATGGAACAGCTAAGGCCGGTTTCAAAGAGGGAGAAGGTTATTTTCCCAATAGCTTCGATGATAATCATCGGCCTCCTTGTACCTTCAGCAGCTCCTTTGGTTGGAATGCTTATGATCGGCAACCTTTTCAGAGAAAGCGGTGTTGTTGAAAGACTTAGCAAAGCTGCAAGAGAAGAGCTAATGAACATCGTTACGATCTTCCTTGGACTTGGTGTTGGATCAACAATGCAGGCGGAGAGCTTTCTAACTTTGAGCACTATAAAAATCCTTCTCCTTGGTGTCATAGCTTTTGCTTCAGCAACTGCTGGTGGGGTATTGTTGGGTAAGCTCATGATGAAGCTTAGCGGTGGAAGGATAAACCCAATGATCGGTGCTGCCGGTGTTTCAGCAGTTCCAATGAGTGCTAGGGTTGTTCAAAAGCTTGCCGCAAAGGAAGATCCCGGAAACTTCATACTAATGCATGCAATGGGACCAAACGTTGCTGGAGTTATAGGAACTGCAGTCGCCGCTGGAGTTCTGCTCTCGGTACTTGGGTGA
- a CDS encoding sigma-70 RNA polymerase sigma factor region 4 domain-containing protein: MIKLPESMERIWTMRAKEMREIEIAENLGISRQAVNKALKEAKAKLFEAFFSLAETFSWEIVRVNAEKGFMVARGRCGGKTTRVYAFYMPEKGIRAFFDNEIPEFILQHALEFGIIKKPDKRELINALER, translated from the coding sequence ATGATTAAGCTCCCGGAAAGCATGGAGAGAATCTGGACTATGAGAGCCAAAGAAATGAGGGAAATAGAGATAGCAGAAAATCTTGGAATTTCGAGGCAGGCCGTGAACAAAGCTTTGAAAGAGGCTAAAGCCAAGCTATTTGAGGCATTCTTTTCCTTAGCTGAGACCTTTTCGTGGGAAATCGTGAGAGTAAACGCTGAAAAGGGTTTTATGGTTGCAAGAGGGAGATGTGGAGGTAAAACAACAAGAGTTTACGCATTCTATATGCCAGAGAAGGGGATAAGGGCATTTTTTGATAATGAAATTCCAGAGTTTATTCTTCAACACGCTTTGGAGTTCGGTATTATTAAAAAACCAGACAAGAGGGAGCTGATAAATGCCTTGGAGAGATGA
- a CDS encoding carboxyl transferase domain-containing protein: MSMEEKVKELYEKKEKILKMGGEEKVAKQHEKGKLTARERIEKLLDPGSFVEIGMFVKHRNTEFGLDKMELPADGVITGYGTIDGRLVFVYAQDFTVMGGSLGEMHAAKIKRIMELALEAGAPVIGLNDSGGARIQEGVDSLKGYGEIFKMNTLLSGVVPQITAIMGPCAGGAVYSPAIGDFILMVDNPASFMFITGPQVVKAVTGVEVSPIQLGGAMVHAQKSGQAHLIGKSDEEVLMLIRRLVSYLPSNNMEKPPRYPTNDPPFRKSEKLYEIVPDDPNKGYDVRQVIYEIVDRDANGNPDFLEILPYFAPNAVVGFGRMNGQTVGIVANNPIHLAGVLDIDSSDKIARFVRTCDAFNIPIVTLVDVPGYLPGVQQEYGGIIRHGAKVLYAYSEATVPMVTVILRKAYGGAYLAMGSKHLGADFVFAWPTAEIAVMGPEGAANIIFRKEIAKAENPEEVRQQKIKEYREKFANPYVAASRGYIDDVIDPAETRGKIIMALEALESKRVKLPPKKHGNIPL, translated from the coding sequence ATGAGCATGGAGGAAAAAGTGAAGGAACTCTATGAAAAGAAGGAGAAAATTCTGAAGATGGGTGGAGAGGAAAAGGTGGCAAAGCAGCATGAAAAAGGAAAGCTTACAGCGAGAGAAAGAATCGAAAAACTCCTTGATCCTGGAAGTTTTGTAGAGATAGGGATGTTCGTTAAGCACAGAAACACAGAGTTTGGCCTTGACAAGATGGAGCTACCAGCAGATGGAGTTATCACCGGCTATGGAACGATCGACGGCAGATTGGTCTTCGTTTATGCTCAAGATTTCACCGTTATGGGTGGTTCTCTTGGAGAAATGCACGCGGCAAAGATAAAGCGCATCATGGAGCTGGCTTTAGAGGCAGGAGCGCCAGTGATAGGACTCAACGACTCCGGTGGGGCGAGAATACAGGAGGGTGTTGACTCACTTAAGGGCTACGGTGAGATATTCAAGATGAACACCCTTCTCAGCGGTGTAGTCCCACAGATTACAGCCATTATGGGCCCGTGTGCCGGAGGAGCCGTATACAGCCCGGCAATAGGCGATTTTATCCTTATGGTTGACAATCCCGCAAGCTTCATGTTCATTACTGGTCCCCAAGTAGTAAAGGCAGTCACTGGTGTGGAAGTCTCTCCAATTCAGCTTGGTGGTGCAATGGTTCATGCCCAAAAGAGTGGACAGGCTCATTTAATAGGAAAGAGTGACGAAGAAGTTTTAATGCTCATAAGAAGGTTGGTAAGCTATCTCCCATCAAACAACATGGAGAAGCCGCCTAGATATCCAACTAACGATCCACCGTTTAGAAAAAGCGAGAAGCTCTATGAAATAGTTCCAGATGATCCCAACAAAGGTTACGATGTGAGGCAGGTTATCTATGAGATTGTTGATAGGGATGCCAACGGAAATCCAGACTTCCTTGAGATACTCCCCTACTTTGCTCCAAATGCCGTCGTAGGCTTTGGAAGGATGAACGGACAAACTGTTGGAATTGTGGCAAACAACCCAATTCACTTAGCGGGAGTTCTTGATATAGACAGCTCCGACAAGATTGCACGCTTTGTCAGGACTTGTGACGCCTTCAACATCCCAATAGTAACTTTGGTTGACGTTCCCGGTTACTTGCCGGGAGTTCAGCAAGAATACGGTGGAATCATAAGGCACGGTGCAAAGGTGCTCTATGCTTATTCAGAGGCAACAGTCCCAATGGTCACAGTAATCTTGAGGAAGGCTTACGGTGGAGCTTATCTAGCCATGGGAAGCAAACACCTTGGTGCAGATTTTGTCTTCGCTTGGCCAACGGCTGAGATAGCCGTTATGGGACCGGAAGGAGCGGCAAATATCATCTTTAGAAAGGAGATTGCCAAAGCAGAAAATCCAGAAGAGGTCAGGCAACAAAAGATCAAAGAATACAGAGAGAAGTTTGCTAACCCATATGTTGCCGCAAGCAGAGGCTACATAGATGATGTCATAGACCCAGCGGAGACAAGAGGAAAGATAATCATGGCGTTGGAGGCTTTAGAAAGCAAGCGTGTAAAGCTTCCACCAAAGAAGCACGGCAATATACCATTGTGA
- a CDS encoding PadR family transcriptional regulator, translating to MFRDKKEKALKKLMKDIRSGFYAYLVLLILEQKEELHGYAIRKELEAMTNGHLVPSEGTLYDILKSLKKYNLVEDFWVHSGGRPRKSYRLTSLGKEVLKELKPEVLEIARIIGGDLCE from the coding sequence TTGTTCAGAGACAAAAAAGAAAAAGCATTAAAGAAACTCATGAAGGATATACGCTCCGGATTTTATGCGTATCTAGTGTTGCTTATCCTCGAACAGAAAGAAGAACTGCACGGCTATGCAATACGAAAGGAGCTTGAAGCAATGACCAATGGTCATCTAGTGCCGAGTGAAGGAACACTCTACGATATTCTGAAGAGTTTGAAAAAGTATAACCTCGTAGAAGATTTTTGGGTTCATTCCGGAGGAAGACCAAGAAAGTCTTATCGGCTTACCTCCTTAGGAAAAGAGGTTTTGAAGGAATTAAAACCAGAGGTTTTGGAGATCGCAAGAATTATTGGGGGGGATTTATGTGAATGA